One stretch of Priestia megaterium DNA includes these proteins:
- a CDS encoding LysR family transcriptional regulator, translating to MDINYLYTFKEVAKWGSYTRTGEELGYAQSSVTTHIKKLEDHYGQKLFERTGQKMKLTQPGEELLYYVNQVTELLNEAKERLTTNEDARGTVSIGTVESLAAYFITPYVRELKKQHPSLKIMLEAGLCPNLTQGIIDGKYDVAVLLDRLQTSSSLEVIPIRKENMVMIASPSHSFSERNSVVMEEFEGETIILTESGCPYRTLLEEMMRSSGIHMQSVISFSSLEAIKQCVADNLGIALVPEIAVKQEMESGKLIKIPFDHEEFYLYSQLIFKKKKWLTAPIQQFISLVQEGYQKY from the coding sequence ATGGATATTAACTATTTATATACATTCAAAGAAGTAGCGAAGTGGGGGAGCTATACACGAACGGGTGAGGAGTTAGGGTATGCTCAGTCAAGCGTTACCACTCATATAAAAAAATTAGAGGATCATTACGGTCAAAAGCTATTTGAACGAACAGGACAAAAAATGAAGCTGACTCAGCCTGGTGAAGAATTGCTTTATTATGTGAACCAAGTAACTGAGTTACTAAATGAAGCAAAAGAGCGCCTTACTACGAACGAAGATGCTAGAGGAACGGTTTCAATAGGAACCGTGGAGTCGCTGGCCGCTTATTTTATTACACCGTATGTTCGTGAATTAAAAAAGCAGCACCCTTCTCTAAAGATTATGCTAGAAGCGGGTTTATGTCCAAACTTAACACAAGGAATTATTGACGGAAAGTATGACGTAGCCGTTTTGCTTGATCGCCTTCAAACATCTTCAAGTTTAGAAGTGATTCCTATTCGAAAAGAAAACATGGTTATGATTGCTTCGCCATCCCATTCTTTTAGTGAAAGAAACAGCGTTGTAATGGAAGAGTTTGAGGGAGAGACCATCATTTTAACTGAGAGCGGCTGCCCTTATCGCACGCTTTTAGAAGAGATGATGCGCAGCAGCGGTATTCATATGCAATCGGTCATCTCATTTAGCAGTCTTGAAGCGATTAAACAGTGCGTAGCGGATAATTTAGGTATTGCCCTTGTACCGGAAATAGCGGTGAAACAAGAGATGGAAAGCGGAAAACTGATTAAAATCCCGTTTGACCACGAAGAATTTTATCTTTATTCACAGCTCATATTCAAAAAGAAAAAATGGCTGACGGCACCCATTCAACAATTTATTTCACTTGTTCAAGAAGGTTATCAAAAATATTGA
- a CDS encoding DMT family transporter: protein MKKGWLEWILLSVALIWGANYTIGKFGVAHMSSIQFSALRFIMVAPILLLITGIIERGIRIEKKDWGRLIAVSIVGVTLYQTLFMVSVKYTTATNASLLISMSPIFTGILAILYKHEAFSLKTQLGSVLAFFGAAFVLLFGHSSHALSQLAWFGNIMGIVAAIAWGWYPILAKPLVVKYSALRVTAWSALIGAIPLTVYCLFTYQTLIWPTDIGSWSSLAYSILFVTVYGLVMWYVGIGKIGSTKVMVYMYVIPLFAVVFAAVAIGETINAMQLLGGLIIFSGLYIVKKSPAPKTALKLKKAN, encoded by the coding sequence ATGAAAAAAGGCTGGCTGGAATGGATATTATTATCCGTTGCGTTAATTTGGGGAGCCAATTATACAATCGGAAAATTTGGAGTTGCTCATATGTCTTCCATTCAATTTAGCGCACTGCGTTTTATAATGGTTGCTCCTATTCTTTTACTTATTACAGGAATAATAGAGCGAGGCATTCGTATCGAAAAAAAAGACTGGGGACGTTTAATAGCGGTCAGTATAGTAGGCGTTACGCTCTATCAAACGCTGTTTATGGTATCTGTTAAGTATACGACAGCTACAAATGCTTCTTTACTTATTTCGATGTCTCCTATTTTCACAGGAATCTTAGCTATATTATATAAGCATGAAGCTTTTTCGTTAAAAACACAGCTAGGCTCTGTGCTTGCTTTTTTCGGGGCTGCGTTTGTACTGCTGTTTGGTCACTCTAGTCATGCGCTGTCGCAGCTTGCATGGTTCGGAAACATCATGGGGATTGTGGCAGCCATTGCTTGGGGCTGGTACCCGATTTTAGCAAAACCTTTAGTCGTAAAATATTCTGCTTTGCGAGTGACTGCCTGGTCTGCTTTAATCGGAGCTATTCCGCTTACTGTCTACTGTCTTTTCACCTATCAAACGCTTATCTGGCCAACAGATATAGGCAGCTGGAGCTCTCTGGCATATTCTATTTTGTTCGTGACGGTGTACGGGCTGGTGATGTGGTATGTAGGAATTGGAAAAATTGGCTCTACAAAAGTAATGGTTTACATGTATGTTATTCCTTTGTTCGCCGTTGTTTTTGCTGCTGTAGCCATTGGAGAGACCATCAATGCTATGCAGCTGCTTGGAGGACTTATTATTTTTAGCGGTTTGTATATTGTTAAAAAAAGCCCTGCTCCTAAAACAGCTCTTAAACTTAAAAAAGCAAACTAA
- a CDS encoding GNAT family N-acetyltransferase: protein MEHDIKELLIESQEEGFFFLTRLVAEYKNGQNVFNKTGERLWGVYGEQNKLIGVAGLNRNPYSQYANVGRVRRFYVSAQFRRKGIGKQLLKGVIHYAENYYDSLVLYTDTDEAKLFYERNGFQCVYNQHKITHEYKLKINILNVH, encoded by the coding sequence ATGGAGCATGATATAAAAGAGCTGTTAATAGAAAGCCAGGAGGAAGGCTTTTTCTTTCTTACAAGGCTAGTAGCGGAGTATAAAAACGGGCAAAACGTATTTAACAAAACGGGCGAAAGATTGTGGGGAGTTTACGGTGAACAAAACAAATTAATTGGCGTAGCCGGCCTTAATCGAAATCCTTACAGCCAGTATGCTAATGTTGGAAGAGTAAGGAGGTTTTATGTTTCAGCTCAATTTCGCAGAAAGGGTATAGGCAAACAACTTTTAAAAGGAGTCATTCACTATGCAGAGAATTATTACGACAGCCTCGTTCTCTATACAGATACTGACGAAGCGAAGTTATTTTATGAACGAAATGGCTTTCAATGCGTATACAATCAGCATAAAATCACTCATGAATATAAACTAAAAATCAATATACTAAATGTTCATTAA
- a CDS encoding VOC family protein: MIINQAVLYTHLLDEMKDFYVNSLDFPLTAASPRSFSIKVGESELTFKESSLHTKPFYHFAFNVPANRFMEAKQWATQRVFLNTEEKKDEIYFEAFDAHSFYFEDPAHNIVEYISRHSDCPVSKNPFSSKSLLSIGEINLTTPHVHSVGTQLINSGITVRNNRLLNETFNFLGSGSAFFLVGTPKRRWFFSNRDSEVHPLMIKVNHSLTVALDEKGMLKITQE; the protein is encoded by the coding sequence ATGATTATTAATCAAGCTGTCCTGTACACTCATCTACTGGACGAAATGAAGGATTTTTATGTAAATTCTCTCGATTTCCCATTAACCGCCGCTTCACCGCGTTCTTTTTCCATCAAGGTTGGTGAAAGTGAGCTAACCTTTAAAGAAAGTTCTCTACATACGAAGCCCTTTTACCATTTTGCTTTTAATGTTCCAGCAAACCGCTTTATGGAAGCAAAGCAATGGGCTACTCAGAGAGTCTTCCTCAATACAGAAGAGAAGAAAGATGAGATTTATTTTGAAGCATTTGATGCTCATTCGTTTTATTTTGAAGACCCTGCTCATAATATTGTTGAATACATTTCAAGACATTCGGACTGCCCGGTATCCAAGAACCCCTTTTCTTCTAAGTCGCTTTTAAGCATAGGAGAAATCAACTTGACAACTCCTCATGTCCACTCTGTAGGGACACAGCTTATTAACTCCGGTATCACCGTGCGCAACAACAGGCTATTAAACGAGACCTTTAACTTTTTAGGAAGCGGCAGTGCGTTTTTTCTTGTAGGGACGCCTAAAAGACGGTGGTTTTTTTCGAACCGCGACTCTGAAGTTCATCCATTAATGATAAAGGTCAATCATTCTCTAACAGTTGCGCTCGACGAAAAAGGAATGTTGAAGATTACGCAAGAATGA
- a CDS encoding topology modulation protein, whose product MKRVLVMGVSPGVGKSTFAKKLGKKLDLEVHHLDSLYWQPGWTERDNDSFRELQEHIVKKDSWIIDGNYSNSYDLRVKRADTIIYLELPLIVCVYRVIKRRIVYARKTREDMAKGCPEKVDCSFFTFILTTYRERQKKMRNRFEKLRNDEDCKVFMLMNRKDIENYIQNL is encoded by the coding sequence ATGAAAAGAGTACTGGTAATGGGCGTTTCTCCAGGAGTAGGAAAGTCTACATTTGCCAAGAAATTAGGGAAAAAGCTTGATCTAGAAGTACATCATTTAGACAGCCTGTATTGGCAGCCTGGCTGGACGGAAAGAGACAATGATAGCTTTAGAGAATTGCAGGAGCACATTGTAAAAAAAGACAGCTGGATTATCGATGGGAACTACAGCAATTCGTATGACCTGCGAGTGAAGCGTGCAGATACCATTATTTATTTAGAGCTGCCGCTAATCGTTTGTGTGTACCGAGTAATAAAGCGGAGAATCGTATATGCAAGAAAAACGCGTGAAGATATGGCAAAAGGATGCCCTGAAAAAGTAGATTGCTCATTTTTTACGTTTATTCTTACTACGTATCGAGAGCGGCAAAAAAAGATGAGAAACCGGTTTGAAAAGCTTAGAAATGATGAGGATTGCAAGGTTTTTATGCTGATGAATAGAAAGGACATCGAGAACTATATACAAAACCTATAG
- a CDS encoding SDR family oxidoreductase, with protein sequence MTVDLFSLDGKVAAITGATRGIGRSMAIALAEAGSDIALLQRSKEFLGVKEEIERLGRKCFIVNCNLENASEVSEAISSVVAYFGKLDILVNNAGIQRRSPAVDFAEEDWDAVMNVNLKTVWLLCQQAGRQMLKQGSGKIINMASLLSYQGGITVPAYAAAKGGVAQLTKALSNEWAAKGVNVNGIVPGYIATDMNEALINDETRSRQIIERIPAGRWGQADDFKGAIVFLASDASAYIHGHLLAVDGGWLGR encoded by the coding sequence ATGACAGTAGATTTGTTTTCTTTAGATGGTAAAGTAGCAGCGATTACGGGAGCAACAAGAGGAATTGGAAGATCAATGGCGATTGCTTTGGCAGAAGCAGGTTCGGATATCGCTCTGCTGCAGCGATCAAAGGAATTTCTTGGAGTAAAAGAAGAAATTGAACGTCTCGGAAGAAAATGTTTTATTGTTAATTGTAATCTAGAAAACGCTTCTGAAGTAAGCGAAGCGATCTCATCGGTTGTTGCTTATTTTGGCAAGCTCGATATTTTAGTGAACAACGCGGGTATTCAAAGACGTTCACCTGCTGTAGACTTTGCAGAAGAAGATTGGGATGCTGTTATGAATGTTAATTTAAAAACCGTATGGTTGTTATGTCAGCAGGCGGGCCGCCAAATGCTTAAACAAGGAAGCGGAAAAATTATTAATATGGCATCTTTGCTTTCTTACCAAGGAGGTATTACCGTTCCCGCCTATGCTGCAGCAAAAGGCGGAGTTGCTCAGCTTACAAAGGCTTTATCTAATGAATGGGCAGCAAAGGGCGTAAATGTTAATGGAATTGTACCAGGGTATATTGCCACTGATATGAATGAAGCACTTATTAACGATGAAACGCGCAGCAGACAAATCATTGAACGTATTCCCGCAGGCAGATGGGGGCAAGCAGATGATTTTAAAGGGGCGATTGTCTTTTTAGCATCTGATGCATCTGCTTATATTCATGGGCATTTACTTGCTGTAGACGGAGGATGGCTAGGAAGATAA
- a CDS encoding zinc-dependent alcohol dehydrogenase codes for MKAGVYVSETKAVMQQKAKPVIKEGEALVKVSHAGICGTDMMIYFGKHPRAQAPLIMGHEFSGVIEEIQGETEFSLGDRVAVEPTLSCGTCEACVRGQFHVCKKLKLIGIDQDGGFAQYVAVPVSRLHLLPKKLSSAHAALAEPVAVAVHTVRRSRLKVGDQAVILGAGPIGLLIGMIAKRAGAKKVMISDISSYRLTKAKELGFIPIDAAKKDVVKEVRLLTNDVGADVVFEVAGNQTTAKQMVETSRIQGEIVVVSVYKNAPEVDLAAMHFKEISLTTTRCYTKEDFQTAIDLLASGEISADSLISHKLPLEDIQAGFDFMQRPDESLKILFAPNGEENEQ; via the coding sequence ATGAAAGCGGGTGTCTACGTTTCAGAAACAAAAGCCGTCATGCAGCAGAAAGCGAAACCGGTCATAAAAGAAGGAGAAGCGCTTGTAAAGGTATCTCATGCTGGAATTTGCGGAACGGATATGATGATTTATTTTGGAAAACACCCTAGAGCACAAGCGCCACTCATTATGGGACATGAATTCAGCGGAGTTATAGAGGAGATCCAAGGGGAAACGGAATTTTCTCTAGGTGACCGCGTAGCAGTTGAACCTACGCTTAGCTGCGGAACATGCGAAGCCTGTGTAAGAGGACAGTTTCATGTTTGTAAGAAGTTAAAACTAATCGGCATTGATCAAGATGGAGGGTTCGCGCAGTACGTGGCTGTTCCAGTGAGCCGTCTTCACCTCTTGCCAAAGAAACTGTCTAGCGCACATGCAGCTCTTGCAGAACCTGTAGCGGTTGCCGTACATACAGTACGACGCTCGCGGTTGAAAGTAGGGGACCAAGCTGTCATTTTAGGGGCAGGACCTATTGGACTGCTGATCGGGATGATTGCGAAACGAGCAGGAGCAAAAAAAGTAATGATCTCAGATATTAGTTCTTATCGCTTAACTAAAGCGAAAGAACTTGGCTTTATACCAATTGATGCAGCGAAAAAAGACGTAGTAAAAGAAGTGCGTTTGCTTACGAATGATGTCGGTGCAGACGTTGTATTTGAAGTAGCAGGAAATCAAACTACAGCAAAACAAATGGTGGAAACAAGCCGTATCCAAGGAGAGATTGTTGTGGTGAGCGTATACAAAAACGCCCCAGAAGTGGATTTGGCAGCGATGCACTTTAAAGAAATTTCATTAACTACAACGAGATGTTATACAAAGGAAGATTTTCAGACGGCTATTGATTTACTGGCAAGCGGTGAAATATCAGCAGATTCTTTGATATCTCATAAGCTGCCGCTTGAAGATATTCAAGCGGGGTTTGATTTTATGCAGCGGCCTGATGAATCACTTAAAATTTTATTTGCACCAAACGGAGAGGAGAATGAACAATGA
- a CDS encoding GntR family transcriptional regulator: MKKVTYPERWLRGASLGEQVVSKLRIQIMSGEVKKGTILSENQLSAEFGMSRSPIREALRTLSNEGLIDLQRMGAVVIGLTTRDLHELYDVRLLLEHFVLERLSEVNHDSLIKKLEQSIDQMNMAAKYDDYIEFAYQDLRFHELVIIEANHKRILRLWESIREIILAALLITTEKRFRDDKKAVMPLIEQHHEMIKALKSQNIKRIQDEVKRHFKDTRNTITASLVNEA, from the coding sequence ATTAAAAAGGTAACCTACCCGGAAAGATGGCTTCGCGGAGCCTCGCTAGGAGAACAAGTTGTAAGCAAATTGAGAATTCAAATTATGAGCGGCGAGGTGAAGAAAGGAACCATACTATCCGAAAATCAGTTGTCGGCAGAGTTTGGAATGAGTAGATCTCCTATAAGAGAAGCGCTGCGGACCCTTTCAAACGAAGGGCTCATTGACTTACAGCGAATGGGAGCAGTTGTTATTGGTTTAACAACTAGGGATTTACACGAGCTGTACGATGTTCGTCTGCTTTTAGAACATTTTGTCTTAGAACGTTTATCTGAAGTCAATCATGATTCGCTTATTAAAAAGCTTGAGCAAAGTATTGATCAAATGAATATGGCAGCTAAATACGATGACTATATAGAATTTGCTTATCAAGATTTGCGGTTTCATGAGCTCGTGATTATCGAAGCAAACCATAAGCGGATATTAAGATTATGGGAAAGCATCCGTGAAATTATTTTAGCCGCTCTTTTAATTACCACTGAAAAAAGATTTCGAGATGACAAAAAAGCTGTTATGCCACTGATTGAGCAGCATCATGAAATGATTAAGGCGTTAAAGTCCCAAAATATAAAACGTATTCAAGATGAAGTGAAACGTCATTTTAAAGATACGCGAAATACGATAACAGCTTCACTAGTGAATGAAGCATAA
- a CDS encoding M23 family metallopeptidase — MMDTEKKVNIREEFGTLFAEGNFKKLYDCVSEEFKHQVSLQQFLEQSKLFNEEEQFYRLETNLYLTPQIEQFIWLNSTQTKAISVMFDEHNIIQALVIAPIESFSERDRWSTNKYTMPIQSEWFVYWGGKHEVLNYHHPVENQRYAYDLVVRKGKQSYKNDGMKNEDYYAYGKKVVAPLKGVVVSAVDGQEDNEIGHTNKKNPLGNHVIIEHEGKEYSVLAHLKKGSVSVKKGGVVRKGTLLGRCGNSGNSSEPHIHFHVMDASDIETSKSLRIQFHTAVEPIRGDTVIPFFY, encoded by the coding sequence ATGATGGATACAGAGAAAAAAGTGAACATCAGAGAAGAGTTTGGAACTTTATTTGCAGAAGGGAATTTTAAGAAGCTTTATGATTGTGTAAGCGAAGAATTTAAACATCAAGTTTCGCTTCAGCAATTTTTGGAGCAGAGCAAATTGTTTAATGAAGAAGAACAATTCTACAGACTAGAAACAAATCTCTATTTAACTCCTCAAATTGAGCAGTTTATTTGGTTAAATTCTACGCAGACAAAAGCCATCAGCGTTATGTTTGATGAACATAACATTATACAAGCACTTGTGATTGCTCCTATAGAATCATTTTCAGAGAGAGATCGATGGAGTACAAACAAATATACGATGCCGATTCAAAGTGAATGGTTTGTCTATTGGGGAGGAAAGCATGAGGTGTTGAACTATCACCATCCAGTCGAAAACCAAAGGTATGCGTATGATTTAGTCGTGCGAAAAGGAAAGCAAAGCTATAAAAATGATGGAATGAAAAACGAAGATTACTATGCCTATGGAAAAAAAGTTGTAGCTCCGCTAAAAGGGGTCGTCGTTTCAGCAGTTGATGGCCAAGAAGATAATGAAATTGGACACACGAATAAAAAAAATCCTTTAGGAAATCACGTTATCATTGAGCATGAAGGAAAAGAATACAGTGTGCTTGCACATTTGAAGAAAGGGTCGGTTTCTGTGAAAAAAGGAGGCGTGGTTCGTAAAGGAACGCTGCTCGGAAGGTGTGGAAATTCCGGGAATTCGTCAGAGCCACACATTCATTTTCACGTCATGGATGCTTCTGACATCGAAACTTCAAAAAGTTTGCGAATTCAGTTTCATACGGCTGTTGAACCGATTCGCGGAGATACGGTTATTCCATTTTTCTATTGA
- a CDS encoding histidine phosphatase family protein: MKVALVRHYKVNKGLPENHRLSTNELVAWFQEYDESDITYGETELNNIEWKRCFSSDMPRAHKTAKHIYKQEITLLPELREIPMPIIPLKFKLPFILWALLFRMSGLINKQARKDMAETKKKVAAVLDRAISESEDDLLIVSHGGIMKFMRKELIKRGFKGPRFDIAVNGKLYLFEKQ, from the coding sequence ATGAAAGTAGCATTAGTACGTCATTACAAAGTAAATAAAGGTCTTCCAGAAAACCACCGCTTATCCACCAATGAACTAGTGGCTTGGTTTCAGGAATATGATGAATCAGATATTACGTATGGAGAGACTGAATTGAATAATATCGAATGGAAACGCTGTTTTTCAAGCGATATGCCGCGAGCACACAAAACGGCAAAGCATATTTATAAACAAGAGATCACTCTTCTTCCGGAACTTAGAGAAATACCTATGCCTATTATTCCATTAAAATTTAAACTTCCTTTTATCCTCTGGGCATTACTGTTTCGCATGTCCGGACTCATCAACAAACAAGCTCGTAAAGATATGGCTGAGACTAAGAAAAAAGTCGCAGCAGTGCTAGATCGCGCTATTTCCGAGTCAGAAGACGATTTATTGATTGTCAGCCACGGAGGCATTATGAAGTTTATGCGTAAAGAACTTATAAAACGCGGCTTTAAAGGGCCTCGGTTTGATATTGCTGTTAATGGAAAGCTTTATCTTTTTGAAAAGCAATAG
- a CDS encoding Na+/H+ antiporter, with the protein MEFFLTILVLLALIGLSNIINHFVPFIPVPLVQIALGAGLAILPFGGDVHLEPELFFILFIAPLLFNDGKNVSRAALWKLRTPILLLALGLVFVTVAVGGYLINWLIPSIPLPAAFALAAILSPTDVVAVGAMASRVKLPKRIMHLLEGEGLMNDASGLVAFQVAVAATVTGVFSIVDATFQFLWVALGGLFVGAFIAFLIIRLRVLVRRLGMEDITIHMLIQILTPFVVFYIAEHFHLSGILAVVAGGIVHAIERDREESPNQQLKVVSKSTWTVILYLLNGLVFVLLGLQIPKVAKAIIQDPNFNNGQVLLYILIITVFLLVLRFIWVMVSWSVGWYYKNNKHLKPEPRSIGIITVSGVRGAVTLAGAFSIPYTLDNGSDFPERSLIIFLAAGVILLTLVAASILLPVIAKTEKAPKKPERNTKEVKARIKVHKAAIQRLKREMTEENRGAALSLISTYNTTINNIIVKTHPLEASENKQYEEEIRLLALQTKGKLVEKLLKEEKIDRETAYICLEHTHKLEMAVTNRVRYKLLVSWMRFKKVLLLLVRIFSPNKQALRKQSLRRRSKVNKVRIQMIEEAIKVIKENMNEENRMISLAIISEYHRSMARLRKESTEYNSRKRKKATRDLCYKAFHTERETVQELYEKGEITREIAHNIRKDIALREALTIEENGY; encoded by the coding sequence ATGGAATTTTTTCTGACGATATTAGTCCTATTGGCTTTGATTGGTCTATCTAATATCATTAATCATTTTGTACCATTTATTCCTGTTCCATTAGTTCAAATAGCTTTGGGAGCAGGGCTTGCTATCTTGCCATTTGGCGGAGATGTACATTTAGAGCCTGAGTTATTTTTTATTTTATTTATTGCCCCGCTATTATTTAATGATGGGAAAAACGTGTCAAGAGCTGCTCTTTGGAAGCTTCGTACACCTATTTTATTACTAGCGCTGGGACTGGTTTTTGTAACCGTGGCAGTAGGGGGATATCTAATCAATTGGCTCATCCCTTCCATTCCGTTACCGGCGGCATTTGCACTAGCCGCTATTTTGTCCCCAACAGATGTAGTGGCTGTTGGAGCTATGGCGAGCCGAGTGAAGCTGCCTAAGCGAATTATGCATTTGCTTGAAGGCGAAGGGCTGATGAATGATGCCTCTGGTCTTGTAGCGTTTCAAGTAGCAGTAGCTGCTACCGTGACGGGCGTCTTTTCGATAGTAGATGCTACATTTCAGTTCCTTTGGGTAGCGCTGGGCGGTTTGTTTGTAGGAGCATTTATCGCTTTTCTGATTATCAGACTGCGTGTACTTGTTCGACGTTTAGGAATGGAAGATATTACGATTCATATGTTAATACAAATTCTAACTCCATTTGTTGTCTTCTACATTGCTGAACATTTTCATTTATCAGGAATCTTGGCAGTTGTAGCAGGCGGCATTGTGCATGCGATTGAGCGTGACCGAGAGGAATCACCTAACCAGCAGCTTAAAGTAGTATCAAAAAGTACTTGGACGGTTATTTTATATTTGTTAAATGGCTTGGTGTTTGTACTGCTTGGTCTGCAAATACCAAAGGTGGCGAAAGCAATTATTCAAGATCCAAACTTTAATAATGGACAAGTGCTTCTTTATATTTTGATTATTACTGTCTTTTTGCTTGTACTACGATTTATTTGGGTGATGGTGTCATGGTCAGTAGGCTGGTATTACAAAAATAACAAGCATCTAAAACCTGAGCCCCGGTCTATTGGCATTATTACGGTTTCAGGTGTACGGGGAGCTGTTACGTTAGCCGGAGCGTTTTCGATTCCATATACGCTTGATAACGGCAGTGATTTTCCGGAACGCTCTCTGATTATTTTTCTAGCAGCAGGCGTTATATTGTTAACCTTAGTTGCGGCAAGTATTCTTTTACCTGTCATTGCGAAAACAGAAAAGGCGCCGAAGAAGCCTGAGCGCAATACAAAAGAGGTTAAAGCACGCATTAAAGTGCACAAAGCTGCTATTCAGCGGTTAAAAAGAGAAATGACCGAGGAAAATCGTGGAGCAGCCCTTTCGTTAATTTCAACGTATAATACAACGATTAATAACATCATCGTTAAAACTCATCCTTTAGAAGCCTCTGAAAACAAACAGTATGAAGAAGAAATTCGATTGCTTGCTCTTCAGACCAAGGGGAAATTGGTGGAAAAGCTATTAAAAGAGGAAAAAATAGACCGTGAGACAGCGTATATTTGTTTGGAACATACGCACAAGCTTGAAATGGCTGTAACCAATCGTGTAAGGTACAAATTATTGGTGAGCTGGATGAGGTTTAAAAAAGTTTTATTATTACTAGTCCGAATTTTTTCACCGAATAAGCAGGCGTTAAGAAAACAAAGCTTGCGAAGAAGAAGCAAAGTGAACAAAGTACGTATTCAAATGATTGAAGAAGCGATAAAGGTCATTAAAGAAAATATGAACGAAGAAAATCGAATGATTTCACTTGCTATTATTAGTGAATACCATAGATCCATGGCAAGACTTAGAAAAGAGAGTACGGAGTACAATTCACGCAAACGTAAAAAAGCAACGAGAGATTTATGTTATAAAGCGTTTCATACTGAGCGGGAAACGGTGCAAGAGCTTTATGAAAAAGGAGAAATTACGCGTGAAATCGCTCATAATATCCGAAAAGATATCGCTTTGCGTGAAGCATTAACAATTGAAGAAAATGGTTATTAA
- a CDS encoding hemolysin family protein has translation METVNVILFIVLIILTAFFVATEFAVIRVRSTRIDQLIEEGNRNALAAKKVVSNLDGYLSATQLGITVTALGLGWIGEPTVGHLLEPLIDMLPFAASLSHVISFVLAFSIVTFLNVVAGELAPKTVAIQKAEQVTLLFSRPLILFSKLLYPFIWLLNHSARGVVGLFGLKPASENEVAHSEEELRIILSESYESGEINQSEFKFMNNIFEFDNRTAKEIMVPRTEIVSVSADETIEEFLKMARVEQYTRYPVVVDGNKDQVVGLVNIKEILADYIKEDDIKPRSVQTYMKPIIQVIDSIAIYDLLLKIQKDRIHMAILIDEYGGTTGLVTVEDILEEIVGEIRDEFDDDEIPDVHKISENHYVLDAKVLIEEVNDLLGTNIEQEDVDTIGGWMLTEKFDLAKGDSITHESFSFKVIDIEHHHIKRIEITKEKSTDNS, from the coding sequence TTGGAAACAGTAAATGTCATTTTATTCATTGTATTAATCATATTAACAGCCTTTTTTGTTGCAACGGAATTTGCCGTCATCAGGGTACGGTCCACTAGAATCGACCAGTTAATTGAAGAAGGAAACCGGAACGCTTTAGCAGCAAAAAAAGTAGTATCAAATTTAGATGGCTATCTTTCAGCCACACAGCTGGGCATTACGGTTACCGCGCTCGGTCTAGGCTGGATAGGTGAACCTACGGTAGGGCATTTATTAGAGCCGCTTATTGATATGCTTCCTTTTGCTGCATCCCTTTCACATGTGATATCGTTTGTTCTTGCTTTTTCGATTGTCACATTTTTAAATGTGGTAGCTGGAGAACTTGCGCCCAAAACAGTGGCGATTCAAAAAGCCGAACAAGTGACGCTGTTATTTTCCCGTCCGCTTATTCTTTTTTCTAAGTTACTTTATCCGTTTATTTGGCTTTTAAACCACTCAGCAAGAGGCGTTGTCGGATTATTTGGACTGAAGCCAGCTTCTGAAAATGAAGTGGCTCACAGTGAAGAAGAGCTTAGAATTATCTTATCTGAAAGCTATGAGAGCGGTGAGATTAATCAATCAGAATTTAAGTTCATGAATAATATTTTTGAATTTGACAACCGAACGGCTAAGGAAATCATGGTGCCTCGTACAGAAATTGTTAGCGTATCCGCAGACGAAACGATAGAAGAATTCTTAAAAATGGCTAGAGTAGAGCAATATACTCGCTACCCAGTAGTTGTAGATGGCAACAAAGATCAAGTGGTGGGATTAGTGAATATTAAGGAAATATTGGCTGATTACATAAAAGAAGATGATATCAAACCACGTAGCGTACAGACGTATATGAAACCCATCATCCAAGTCATTGATTCCATCGCCATTTACGACTTATTGCTTAAAATTCAAAAAGATAGAATTCACATGGCCATCTTAATAGACGAGTACGGAGGAACAACAGGGCTTGTAACGGTAGAAGACATTTTAGAAGAAATTGTTGGTGAAATTCGTGATGAATTTGATGATGATGAAATACCGGATGTACACAAAATTAGTGAAAATCACTACGTGCTAGACGCCAAGGTGTTAATCGAAGAAGTGAATGATTTACTCGGAACAAATATTGAACAAGAAGATGTTGATACCATTGGCGGCTGGATGCTCACCGAAAAGTTTGATCTGGCTAAAGGTGATAGCATCACACACGAAAGTTTTTCATTTAAAGTCATTGATATTGAACATCACCATATCAAACGAATCGAAATAACGAAGGAAAAAAGTACGGATAACAGCTGA